One Thamnophis elegans isolate rThaEle1 chromosome 2, rThaEle1.pri, whole genome shotgun sequence genomic window, GGTGGTGGCATCTGCGCTCCGCTCGGGCTGGGCAACCGCGATGTCGGAGGTGCAGTTGAGCCCCCGCGGCGAAGTGGGCGAGGGGGCGCTGCTGGGCTTCGCCTGCCACCTGCAGGACACCAGAAGCTTTGGGCTGGGGGGCGCCGGCAAGCATGGCTCCAAACTGGCCCAGATCAGATGCAGCAAGTGCTGTAAGAGAggcagaggagggaggggggaagagacgACCCCCCCACAACGGCCCCTCTGCAACTTTGCCAGCAGGGTGGGGGGCTTGAGActgcccccctcccttcctcctgcgggacgcctctatgtcggacacagggcggcttttgcccacttgcctcacccgccataaacctcactgcacatcactggtgcttactgtccctgtcctactgtccccacttatttgtatccacttcctgtattcataatcatgtttatacttatatctcttatcttatacatgcttaacaaaataaataaaataataaataaataaatatcatgcAAAGCACACTTCAGTTTTATCATCTCAAATAAAATTTTattccagaaaatatttttttcaagcttttttaaaatttatttttactaACAAAAAACACTGATCAAAAATGTCATCGGAAATGTGTggtggtttctttcttttctagaaGTTGTTGCTAGGATTCTGTATAATTCATAAGCCTTTCTAGGCCAGATCATACAGCTGCACCTTCTGTTATTATTTCTAGAAGACTCACTCAGGCCAATTAGTGTTGCAAGGCAACTTAAGCTATATGACCCAACAGTTCAGAGCTGATGAAATATTATTGGCTCTCTTTTTAGGTATAGATAATTCTGcattatacaggcagtcctcaacgtatgacatCAATTCAgctcaacatttctattgctaagcgagatatttgttaagtgaattttgccccatgttatgacctttcctgccacagttattgagtgaatcactgcagctgttaagttagtagcatcggttgttaagtgaatctggcttccgcattgactttgcttgtcaaaagattgcaaaaggagatcatgtgactctgggacactgcaaccgtcataaatatgagccagttgccaagcgcctgaattttgatcacgtgaccatgctttgatcacgtgaccatgcttgttaagtgtgaaaaactgtcataagttactttttttcggtgccattgtaacttcaaacggtcactaaatgaactgttgttaagttgaggaccaaAGAGGAAGCTTTGGTTTGTGGGTTTATCCTGACCCTACTTGTGCTGGTTTTGGCCAAGTGTAGGTCACTATGAAGTCTGCTACTGAGCTTGGCAAGTAAGACATTGGAAGGTAGAAGAGTTTGGCATCCAAGCCACAGCTGTAGCGAGCACGAGGGTAGCGGGAGGTCAGGGCATGTTCTATGCAATCGGTGACCAAGAAGAGGTTCTTGTTGCCGTGGTTTATGACCTTTTGTAAGATCTTCAAAACtgtgtgaagaagaaaagagaatgaattCTACAATGGCTTACTAGCTTTTGATAATTCAAAGAACCAACTGCTCCTTGAGATCCAGCCTctaacctattctattctattctatttattaaatttataggccgcccaatcccgaaggactccgggcggcttacagaaataaaattttaagaaaaaggttaaaaaacagacaaaagagaacaggttaaaaaaaacacacatcatacacccagtctaagcggggctggacctcggtcaagaggtcaacagccccaggcctgccggaatagccaggttttgatagcttttcggaaggccatgagagtgggtagggtccagatctctgggggtaattcattccatagggccggagcggcaacagagaaggccctcccccgaggtgCCGCCAACCAACATTgtctagctgatggcacctggaggaggcccaccctgtgcgatctttcCCTGACCTGGTGCCATTTCCATGGTGGTCCAgtggaggggttggttttgtgtGAGTGCTTGCTTCTCACACAAGTGAAGCTGCACGCCTGCCACTCACATGGCCCACTTCCCAATGGGCCACAGCCCGGGGGTTAGGGACCCTTGAATTAGAATATTATAGCTTTAAGCTGGTACGGTTCTATCCattagtaaaggtaaagcttccccccactcatatgtgctagtcgttcctgaatctaggaggcagtgctcatcttcgtttgtAAGtcaaacagccagcgctgtccgaagacgtctccgtggtcatgtggttgacatgactaaacgccaaaggtgcatggaacctgttaccttcccaccaaaggtggttcctaattttctacttgtatttttacatgctttcgaactgctaggttggcagaagctgggacaggtaatgggaattcactccgttatgcagaactagggattcaaaccgtcaaactttctgatcgacaagctcagcgtcttagccactgagccactgcgtccctctctGTCCATTAGGTGTAAACAAATAAAGGATGGCGTTCAGATTTTGCTCTGTCATCTTTGAGCTTGGACCTGACACATGTCAATGCTTATAATTAGCAGTGTGAAGTCAAATTTCCCATTACTATCTTGTTTTCTCATTTAAGACAGATAATGAGCTTCTTAACTAGTTTTTATGGAACAGATATTTTTCAAGTCTTCCATGGTTTTTGAACTGTTGTAGGTTCTGCATTTGTGACACACTCACCTCcaactatctatctacctatctacctacctatctatctatctatctatctatctatctatctatatacacacacatatacacacacacacatacacacacacacatacatatacacatacacacacacacacacacacacatatatatataagttattcgggttatatatatatatatatatatatatatatatatatatagttaacccgcgtaaaattggaggtgtcttggcgatgtttcgacgaagtcgcATTTGTCATCTtaatgcttccaggagcaatgtgagatcttggctgtttctGATTGGTTGGCCAGATTGCAAATGCaccattagcctctttaaacccctcctatccttacatgaaacacaaacccccaacaaatcagaacacacctccacctccacaatcaggacatagccaagctcccacccaatcagctcaaacccccactggcagttaaaaggaagaaacagccgatatctcacattgctcctggaagcaccaagcctgaagatgacgaatgagacttcgtcgaaacgtcgccaagacatctccaattttacgcgggagaaaacccgaataactagagacctacatactaacacccgcgaaaacctcagaaaatatatgtatgtatgtatgtatgtatgtatgtatgattgtatgtatgtatgtatgtatgtatgtatatatacagccCAGCTGCCCAAATTTCAACTCACAGTTATCAACGTATAGCTGCCCATAGACTTCTTTGGTTTCAGAAAGTGCTTTGTTCCACGAGGTCTGGAAATTCTCTAATGTAGGTTGGCTAATGCTTGTTCTGAAAGCACCTGGCTCAATAATGCTGACCTTCATCCCAAATGGAGAAATTTCacgcctgaatagaataaaaagaaaaaataaggagaTGCAGAACGAAGAATATGTCTGCAAAAATCTGTTTTGAATGCTAAATTCCAAGGGTTGACTTTTTGCATATAAGGAAATAGCCAAAGACTCATTGCAGAACACAGAATAAACCTGCAGCACAATTATCATCTCTTGCTCAACTTCTATATATTTTTCCCAATAAGGGGGCAGGGGAAAGCCCTTTCAAGCAAATTGGTAAAATTTGTGGGAATTGCTTAATTTAAAGTAAACATTTCTATGGCTTTTTTCTCTTTAGTTAAAATATTACATCATGTTGGTATCAATTTTGTGTCCACATGAATGGTTAAACATACATTTGTTTAAACATTAGACAGAGTCAGGTATCTATTACTTGTGTATTTTAGTCTACTCTCCAAGGCTATAAAGGATTTTTGTGTCTGGCAGATCTATGTgagcatggaaaaaaaaaaagtccaaaaccAACTTTTCCCAGACTGGACAGCAAATGAATATCCTtttcaaaaaaatgaaaatgtagaaCATCCAGCTTTATAGCAACATCAATTTCTCTACAGTTTCCCCTTTTATTTACTGATGCTCCTTAGAACGATCATGTGACAAAATACAGTCAGCATTTTTCATATTGAAaaattaggggtgcaagggtcttgtaacttgacagctttaagacttgtgtgcttcaaatgccagaatttctgagctaacattttggttgctaagcaagagcgttgttaagtgaatttcaccacattttacaagttggccacgcccacccagtcacatggccggcaagtcactcccacaaagtaggccacccctacagaagaggttctaaaaatttttttgaaacccaccactggttcatcccaatattaattcttattagaggtaacacacacacacacacacactcctccaaGAGGTATAAAGGGAATGCAGCATTTCAGAAACCCAATGACAGGGAATGAATGGAGGAAAGGAGTGTGTGTGGCAGGAGTTCAATACTGAGGCGAGGCCCTCTGAGTGCCCCCTTCTTAGCTGAATGAGCCAGTGTTCTcagcatattttaatgttaagtgTATTGTCACATCAGAGAATGGTTCTTTCATATTCTGAACCTCCCCAAAGCTGGTtgaggaaatgaaaaaagaaggcTTCCATTAGAAAGCTCCAAAGTTTATAAAACATTTGCAGGATGTGTGTTTCTGTTGGCAACAATTGTCAAGGGATGGAATGCTTTTATTGATTTATGTAACAGTATTTGTAACCAACCTCCATTGTTAGATTTTGGGCAAGATAGCACAAGCACAACATCAATAAGAATATAATGAAAAATGACATCAATGTAATggagtaatacaggtagtcctcgacttacaacacttcgctTAGTGACTGCTCAGagttacaacaacattgaaaaaatgacttatgagcatttttcacatttatgaccgttgcagcatccccatggtcatgtgatcaaaatttagatgcttgacaactgactcacatttatgacggttgcagtgtcccggggtcacgtgatccccttttgtgaccttctgaaaagcaaagtcagtggggaaaccagattcacttagcaaccatgttactaatttaggaactgcaatgattcacttaacaaatgtggtaagaaatgttgtaaaatagagcaaatttcacttaacaaatttctcacttagcaacataaattttgggctcaattgtggccactCATTGGAGACTATTTGTACTCAGTTTATCCAGAACTACCAGGAATAGCCTTAGTGTAAGTGTATCTCCTTTCCTCCCGGGGGTGTCTTGATCCCTAGAACCCGATTGTCATAATTTATTTTGGTTTTCAATAAGCACAACCAAAATAGAAAGACCTCCAAGAGTAGGGCTAATACCTCCAGATTGTAAAAATCAGGATGACCACTATGCGGTAGCATAAAGACCTAAAACTCAAATTATCTCCTTGCATGTAATTGATCAGATAACATAGCtcgttttattttgttttgtttcaatatGTTCCATGAACCAAGCTACTCCAAtttacaataaatattttatgatttttagCATGTTAAATTGTAGCTTATTCAGCAAACCACAGTGCAAAGCAAGGTTTAGGACAGAAGTGCAGAAGGTAAAGCCATAGGAAAGTCTTAACTGTGGTCCCAGGAAGTTTCCCAAATCAGGTGCTCAATTACAATTTTGATATAACAGGCAAAAATGCTAAAGGCATGCCTGAATAGCCTTTATTTccacatttaattttaattagctttaaaataaataaaataaaacacatctAATTTTCTACTGGTCCCATTTACTACTATTTGGACAGCACACTAGTCCAGTGTTGAAGTTCAGCTATGCCTAGACAACTTGTTCATTCCTATTTCTCCTGTCCCTCCATTTATTTGTAAATTGTTCTTATTTACtattgtaaactgtttagagggcTATagagcactgtgaaacagtatatagtCCAagtactattactattgctacttgGATATTGCCTGCTTACCAAATATTGTTCTTCCAGTGCCACTTTTATCTCagcaaaatactgtatttttgggagtatagaTGCTGCGAAGTATAAgccgcacctagcttttggggaggaaaacaagggggtgggggaatctgcttctgcctcccagcaatttgcctccttgcagcaaatagcaaacagcaaacagcctgtttcagtttagcctgattagcacaagaaaaaaaatctccctctgcctcccagcaatttgccaccttgcagcaaacagcctgtttcactttcaatttaagTATGggcctcccgatgatcagctgtttcaggctgcagggattgccattgctgcctccgcaagccccattttccgggtttgctgcaaggaggtaaattgctgcaAGGTAGAGGTTAAAGGGTGGGAGTCGGTGGGTGGGCGGGACTATATTTggcatataagacacacccaaatattCAGCCTCTAttaaggagggggggaaatgtgtcttatactctgaaaaatatggtaagtgcacGTTTAAATGTTTGGGACAATCCTTAACAGACACAACCATATTCCACAGCATCTGCTAGAAATCATTGCAGCTCAGACTATTTGAATCTACTTCTTTCAAAAGGAGCTGGGAAGAGATCCATGTGCTTCAACTAatcaaaaaagaaatttaaagctTACCTCAAAGCATCTGAGAAGGCTTCCACACCATACTTGGATATGCAATACCCTCCTCCACAGCATGCTAATCTTCCCATCACACTGCTTACATTGACCAGCCTCCCTTTGGCTCTCCTCACCAGGGGCAACATCTGCAATGTCACATCAATCAGCCCAAGCAAGTTGACATCCAGCACTTTGGCAAAGTCCTCCTTCGTCAGCCATTCATTGATACCTACGGGTACACTTTTACCGGCATTGTTTACCAAGCCCCAGAGCCCTgaataagaagaaaaacacacgGCCATGATGTCCCTGTCATTCTAGATCCTCACCTATGTTCAGAACTGGAGCATTACCACTGCATTACCACTGGGTTGTGTGAAATATATTCATCGCCACAACCAAAGTTGTCcatttttccaaaacagaaaggGATAAGGAGAAaagtaacaacaacaaacaacaacaaacacaacaacaacaaaaacaatctcgacttttttgggggtgttttcagtggtgggattcagccagttcgcacctattcgggagaaccagttgttaactttctaagcagttcggagaaccggttgttggaaaaaaatctcattttgtttttttccactttacagggctaatcctgtaaggaaggcaggaaggaaacattctggtgttgtttctagcctaatcttttattgccctgcttacagaaactgcctctccggttaacccttattacattgtagcagCTAAAGTTTCTTGGAAGTACGCCCAGACTTACTGTTGCCTGAGCTTctccagagttttattttttctatgcTGGTACTTTGCTTTGCTTCATTAGGGACTTTATGCAGCTTTAGtggttcctggcactgtccttttggggtgtaTTTCCAAGCGACAGGATGCAAGCTTGGCACTGGTTTTttttagtatagtctttattgtcattgtacaaaataaatacaatgaaattggttttagcctcactggtgcaaaattatagtggaaacgaaacaagaaaaagaaaaatctactcATACGTTTCCGCgtatgcatggagtgattgtggttgtatttaaaagtctgacagcccaaggatagaaactatttttaaacttatttgtTCAACTGGCTATACTtcaatgtcttctgcctgatggtagaagtgtaaagagacactgaccagggtgtgaatgatctctgagtatcttccttactctgatAAAGCAGTAAGACCTGGCGTTGTTATCCAGTGGTGTTAagagcaaccaatggtttcttgttttTACTGCCTTTCTGAGAGCATGTGATCCTTTCTTTAAATCTGGATGATTTCCTTAGGGTATCTTGTGAGGTGAGACCAGCTGATATCTTTAAGTGGTGCAAATTGATCTAAGAATTGCTTCTCCTGTTTGTGAAAGGGTGCTCTGTCAGTTCACCAAGCACAGGAGTTCCTTGTCTATGGGGatttgtcagtcatccaggtcatggctgtcccaaaggtgcttttttcaagaggcaactggactttcttgaggtAGGGGGGTGGATccaattttctttaattttctttcatgATAATAAAACTTAGTAACATGGCACCATGCTTGAAGTTTATTTAGGTATCTGTGTCATGTACTAATTTTCTTGTGGTCCTGATAAGCTTGGGAGCCTTGAACCTGGCTTCCTTATATAATTTGTTAATTTGTCACTTTAGCTCGGCATTTTGTAGCCCAAATATGCCCACCCACTTTCTAGAGACCTTAAATGATCTCTTAACTAAAGGGTTTCACTTTATGAGTAAGAGTTGGCTGCTGATAGTTATTATTGCatattaactattttaattcctcaaagTGTTCTGACAtcctgcctgatttgtaactccGGCTTGCAggtatttctaatctaatgattgaTATTTAGAGCAGCTTTTTGGAAGTAAataagctttttgtatttttgtacaggtaattcttgacttacaacagttcatttagtaaccaaagttacaatggcactgaaaaaagtgacttatgaccgtttttcacacttacgactgttgcagcatctccatggtcacaagaGGCGAGGTGAAGCACCCCTCAACGTGTTTGATGTCGAGTGGCCATGTcaacccaatcacatgaccactcagccacgcctactcagctggtcattagggcagagaaccggttgctaaattatttgaatctcaccactgggagTGTTGCTTGAGGGGAGGGAAGTGATAATGACACTTACCTTGGGATGTCAGAGGAATGACAAAGGTTACACATTGCATCATTTATTTGTACAAGTGTCATGAAGCAGGCTTTATTGTATAGCTAGCATTGTGTGTCTATCTGATGCAAGTGTAGTGTCTCCTTTAGATGACTTCTCCAATGCTTCCTCAGAGGCCAGCTCGGGGGAGAAGGAGAACATTGCATGGATGAGATAAATGACTTACTCCTGTTCTCCGAAACTGTTTAGATTAAGGTAGAATTTCCTAActgctgcttttaaagaaaatttaaataaaaaagagtctGTTTTCACTTTAGCTACCTAACGTTTGTCATTTTAATTGTGACAATGCTGGATTCTCATGGAAAATTTGCTTACTGCCAAAGACATAAAACACTTTATCCTAGCAGCTAATATTTGAAATCAAGTGTTGGCACAATTGAGACCAATTgtgtgaccacaattgggatcagaatttccattgttaagcaaggtggttgttaagtgagtcatgcctcaTTTTATAACCTTTAATGCAGtcaagtgaatcacacagtcgttgaacaaatctggctttccccattgcctttgcttgttggaagcttgtTACAAAGGGCAATTATGTGAttctgagacactgcaactgtcataaatagactCCGGTTGTTAGgcacccacattttgatcacattactgtggggatgctgtgaaggtcataagtgcaaggaccaattgtaagttactttttcagtgccattgtaactttgaacaattgctaaataaatgattgtatGCCAAGGGCTACCTGAACCCAAGTCCCTTGATCTACATACATATAATAAATATGGCCAGAGTATTAATATAAATAGAAGGAGTTGGTTACCTTTGTCCCCCACACATGTTTTCACCCATTCGGTCGCTGCTGCAACATTCTCAGTGCTAGTGACATCCAGCAGGATAGTTTTCAACCTGTCCGATGTGAGTCTCTCCAATTCCTGTGCTCCCTTCTCAGTGAGAC contains:
- the LOC116504066 gene encoding 17-beta-hydroxysteroid dehydrogenase type 6-like; translated protein: MWLYLAVLVGLYFLRRWYRERQTVEKLTEKYVFITGCDSGFGNQLARQLDARGLRVLAACLTEKGAQELERLTSDRLKTILLDVTSTENVAAATEWVKTCVGDKGLWGLVNNAGKSVPVGINEWLTKEDFAKVLDVNLLGLIDVTLQMLPLVRRAKGRLVNVSSVMGRLACCGGGYCISKYGVEAFSDALRREISPFGMKVSIIEPGAFRTSISQPTLENFQTSWNKALSETKEVYGQLYVDNFLKILQKVINHGNKNLFLVTDCIEHALTSRYPRARYSCGLDAKLFYLPMSYLPSSVADFIVTYTWPKPAQVGSG